TACGCGAAGCCGTCCGCGCCGGTCGACGTGCCGGCGGCCGGCGGTCGGTAACCGGTCGCGTACGAGTCGCCCAAGGACACGTACACGCTGTCTGCGGGCGGTGCGCTCTCGCTGGGCGATGCGCTGTCGCTCGGCGGTGCGCTGTCGTTGGTGGCTGAAGGGTTCTCGGACGGCGCTCCGGTGCACGCCCCGAGCGCCACCGCCAACGCCACCGACAACGCCCCGATCAGTGCGGATGGCCGCGGCACCATCAGCCCCTTCTGTCCCGTGGGTGATCGTCAGCCTCCCAGGCTACGCGTGACGCCCGGCCTCGGCGGGGCGAGTATTCTAGTGTTAGAATAGCGACGTGTCCGAACGCCTCACCCCCGCCGAACTGACCCTGCTCGGCCTGCTCGTGGAGAAGCCCCGCCACGGCTATGAGCTGGAGGAGGTCATCACGGCCCGCGGCATGCGGGAGTGGACCGAGATCGGGTTCAGCTCCATCTACTACCTGCTCACCAAGCTCCGTGACCGCGGCCTGGTCGCCGAGAGGGGCGACGAGCCGGGGCGCGGCAAGACCCGCAAGGTGTTCGAGCCGACCGAACGCGGACGTGAGGCGTGCGCGGCCGGCGCCGAGGAGGCCATCGCCACCCTGCGGCCGGTGTTCCCGCCGGTCCTCGTCGGCCTGGCCAACCAGCCGGTCATCCCGCCCGAACGGCTGCGTGCCGCACTGGCCCGACGGGCGGAGGCGCTGGCCGAGCGGATCGCCGCGGTCCGGGCCGCCGCGCCGCCCGACGCCCCCGATTTCGTCCGCGCGATCTTCGACTACTCGCTCCACCAACTCGAAGCCGAAAAGACGTGGCTGGCCACCTACCGAGGAGAACAGCGATGACCCCGTACGACGTGAAACGCGAGCTGAAGGAGCTGTACGCGCCGAAGAACCGGGACTGGGCGCTGATCGACGTGCCGCCGCAGCAGTTCATCGCGTGCGACGGCAAGGGCGACCCGAACACCGCGCCCGAGTACGCGCGAGCGGTCGAGGCGCTGTACTCGGTGGCGTACACCCTGAAGTTCGGGAGCAAGCGCGCCGGCAGGGACTTCGTGGTCGGCCCGCTCGAAGGCCTGTGGTGGTCGGACGACCCGACCGTGTTCACCGCCAGGGAGAAGGACTCGTGGCAGTGGCGAATGTTGATCAGCCAGCCCGACTGGATCACCGCGGAGGACATCAAGGAGGCCACGGAGGCGGCGTTGGCGAAGAAGAAACTCCCGACCATCGCCGAGGTCCGCCACGAGAGGCTGGACGAGGGCACGTGCGCCCAGGTGCTGCACATCGGCTCGTACGACGACGAAACACCCATCCTGGCGACCCTCCACAATGACTACTTGGCGGCCAACGACCTGGTGATGACCGGCCTGCACCACGAGATCTACATCGGCGACCCCCGCCGCGTCGAACCCGCGAAGCTGAAGACCATTCTGCGCCAACCGGTCCGCCCCAAGCCGTAACGCACGATTGGGTGAACCGTTCGCGTGCGGCGAAATGGTCGGTCGAGGCGGGACGACCTGAAGGGCATGAGGAGGACAGAACTTCACGCCACAGCGGTTGCCGGCTTGTGCGCGGCCACGCTTGCCGTGATGGCGGCGTGCCAGGGGCAGGAACCGGCACCGGCACCTGCTCAACCCACCAGCACGACCATGACGACGGCCACGACCACGAGCACGAGCACGACGCGAGCGCAGGGCGGCGACCAGCTGCCCACGGGCACGATCACCGCCACCTACGCCACCGGGTCCACGGTGTCGCCGTCCGGGCCGCTGATCCCCGAGCCATCGGCCGAGCCCACGGCGCCGAGCTCGACGGATTCGGCATTGATCACCGAACCGCTCACCCCCACCCACACGGCGCCGCCGGTCGTCACCACAACGGCACCGTAGATGGGCGTCGGCAAAGAAACGCCGGAGCCAGTGGTGGCGTGGCCACGGCTCGTGGCGGTGCTGTCGGAGGCCGCGGTCATCTCGGCGGTGCTGTACTACTTCGGCTGGGTCCGCACGGAGGCGACGTACGGCCGGTTCGGGGTGAGCCTGAGCCTGCTGGAACTGGCCACGGCCGACTACATCCTGCGCAGCATCAACTCGGCGTTCCCGCCGTTGATCGGCCTCGGCGCGGTCCTCGTGGCGCTCGCCGCGGTGCACCGCCGATGGGTGGCGCCGGCCCTGGCCGCCGAGCCCTCACGCTGTGCGCACCGGGTCGCGCGTGCCGCGATCCGGGTCATCACGGCCGTGTGCGTGCTCGGGCTGGCGCTGGCCGCGCTGGGCGTGGTCGCACAGGACACGGTGGGCAAACCGCTGGGCTGGTGGCTGCCCGCCATCCTGACCGTGGCCGCGGCCGGGCTGATGTACGTCGGCTCGGCCACCGGGGCAACCTCGCCCGTCGGGTCGACGGTGCTGCCGGCACTGGCCGTCATCGGCGGGCTGTGGCTGGTCACCGTGCACGCCCACCGCACGGGCGACGAGTTCGGTGACCGATTCGTCGCCGGACTGCCCGGCAAGCCCGAAGTGGTGCTCTACAGCGCCGAACGGCTCGCCATAGCGGGCCCCGGCGTAGGGGTGGCGCCGATCGAGCAGGAGGGGTCGCGGTTCAAGTTCCGCTACACCGGACTGCGGATGCTGATCCACACCCAGGACCGGTACTTCCTGGTCGCGGCGGAGTGGCAGCGGGGCCGTGACGCGACCTACGTGGTCGCTTCGACCGACGACACCCGCCTCGACGTCATCGGCCGCTGATCAGCCGGACCAGTCGGATCAGTCGGTGACGAGCAATCCCTTGCCGTACAGCCATTCCGCCGTCGCCTCGGCACGCCCGGCGGGAAGACGGGCCGACCACGTGCGGAGGAGATCGGCGAGGGACGCGGAGTGCTGCACGCAGTCCAGCAGCGGAGCGAGTTCCGCGTCACCCACGTGGGCGATCGGCGTGGGCAGGGCTGGATGGGTGAGCGCACGGCGCATCGTGACCAGGTCCCCGACCGGGCACGGAGTGGGCACCACGGCGGCCTCGGCGGACAGGCGAACGGGTCGGCGCAGGTGGTCGGGTGTCAGGGGAAGCGTCACGGCGGTCGGCGGGGGAGGTGTGGCGCGGCGACGCCAGAACGGGTGGTCGCGGTGGGGTTCGCACCGGTGGTAGTGGGCGCCGGTCCAGGCCGTGTGGCGGGCCACGGCACGGTCCCGGCTGTCCCGGTAGAACTCGAGCGCGGCGGCACGGTCGCCGTCCGAGAGCAGCGTGTGCGCGGTGACAGCGGCGGCCATGGCGCTCTGCAACGCGCTGTCCACACCGGACGACGTCAGCGGGTCCAGCGTGAACGACGCTTCGCCGACCTTGACCGAGTCGTCGGTGACGGGGGAGTCGTCCCGGTACCCGGTGGCGTCGCACACCGCGACGACGCGCGCCGACGGGCGGTCCGGGAACAGCCCGGTCGAATCGAGCAGCTCGTGGTAGAGCCGTTTCAGGTCGGTGGAGCAAGGATGCAGGAGTTCGGCGTCCACGAACGCCATGGCACGGAACGCGCCACCGGGTAACGGCGTGCCCCAGCACCAGCCGCGTGGTCCGGTGCCGAGCCGGGTCGGACCGTCACCGCGCCAAGTGGCGTGCAGGGTCAGCGTCCGGAGCCCGGTGGCGGTGGTCGTGCCGCCTGAAGCGCGCCGCCGCCCGCTGGCGTCGACCAGGAACCGCGCCCGCAGCACGTCGTGCCCCACCGGGATCTCCCAGCCGGCCGGACCACGGCGGGGACGTCCGGCGCGCACCGGCTGGAACACCGACACCCCGGCGGCACGTGCGGCGGCCAGCAACGCCTGGTCGAAACGCCCCCGGTCGACCGTCACCGCGCGTGGATCGGGCTCGACCATCCGGATGTGGGCGTCCTCCCAGCGCACCAGGGCACCCGGCGACGGCACGCTGCCGTCCAGCGCCTCTCGCACGCCCAAGAAGTCCAGCAGCGGAGGCACCCCCGGGGACAGCGCCTCGCCCACGTGCGGACGCGGGAACACCCGCCGTTCCACCAGCACGACGCGGTGACCGAGCCGGGCCAGCCGAAGCGCGCACACCGACCCGGCCGGCCCGCCGCCGATCACGCAGACGTCCCAGGCCGTCATATGCTGAAGTAGTCGGGCCGTGCCGCGAGCACGCGGCTGTAGACGGTGAGGCAGTGGTGCAGCCAGCCGCGGATGTACTCGCACGCGGGCCGGCCGCGGCGGATCACCTCGTGGTGGCACCCGCCGCCGCACAGGTACCGGGCCCAGCAGCCCTTGCACGGCTCCTGGCGGTGCACGTGCCGGTCGGTCAGCCACCGGGCGCGCTTGACGTCGTCCACCCCGCCGGCCAGGTCGCCCATCGCGCCGTCCTCGTCACCCACGAACCGGTGGCACGCCGCCAGGTCGCCGTCGGCCGACACACCCAGGTAGCCCGCGCCCGCCCCGCACGGGTACGGCCGGTGCGTGCCGCGGTGGATCTCGCGCAACGCCGTGGCCAGGTTGGTGAACGGGTAGCGCCGCCCGGCCAGCACCCGCCGGACGAACTCGTCACCGCACGCGGTCATCTGCTCCAGCATCACCTCCAGGTCCGGCAGCGCCATCTCGCCGCGACCGTTGGGCGAGCTGAGCATGGGGGAGAACCCGACACCGTGGAACCCGGCGGCGGTGAACTCGTCCAGGGTCCGCGGCAGGTCCAGGTTGAGCGGTGTGACCGTGACGCGGGCCGACACCTGCATCCGCCGCTGGGCCACGAGCAGGGGCGCCACCCGGTCCATGATCCGCTCGTAGCTGCCGCGCCCGTCACGGTGGGGCCGCAGCAGGTCGTGCCGCGCGCCAACGCCGTCCAGGCTGATCGTCACGGCGAACGCGTGGTCCTCGAAGAACTCGCCGTCCTCGGGCGTGAGCAGGGTGCCGTTGGTGGTGATGGAGAACGTGACCGGCACACCCGTCCGTTCCGACACCGCCTCCGCGTACTCGGTGGCGGCGCGGACCACGGGCCGGTTCATCATCGGCTCGCCACCCAGGAACGCGAGGTTGACCCGTTCGCCCGGGGCGGCCTCGCGGAACAGCGTGTCCACGGCGGCGAACGCGGTCGTCACGGGCATGTTCTTGGCCGGACCGCCGAAGTCGCCCTGCTGCGCGTAGCAGTAGGTGCAGCCGAGGTTGCACTTCTGGGCGACGGCCAGCGACAGCGCCCGCACCGGCGGGGGATCGGGCGCGGTGTCGTCGATCTGCCGGGGCGCGTCGATGCCCAGGTCGGCGAGCACCACGTCCAGCGCCCGTGGGTCCGGATCACGGCGGGCGGCGTCGAGGCGGTCGTAGAGGGCCTGACCGACGCCGAACAGGCGGCTGCCGTTGGCGAGCAGCGCGCGCGGCCCGTCCTCGGTGCGCAGCAGGTGGACGTCGGGGTGGACCGGGGTGGACGCGGCGAACAGCTCACGAGCCGTCACTTCGCGCCGCTTTCCGGCTCGGTGCCTTCGCGCCCGGGTTCGACGTGTTCCGGCGCGTCGTTGCCGCCGACGATGAACCGCAGCCTGCCCTGCCAGTCCCGGAACAGGTCGTCGTAGCTGACCAGGCGGGAGTCGGTGCGGTCGTCCAGCACATACTCGCGCGGCTCGCGGTCCTTGGCGAACCAGTGGTTGCCGGTGCTGGTGCCCAGCGCGGTGTCCTCGACGTTGACGTAGTCCGGTCGGCTGGCGGCCCAGTAGTAGCAGGCGCATTCGCGGTAGTCGTTCTGCCAGGGCGAGCAGAGCCCACGGGTCAGGTCGCCCGGTCCGGCCATGTTCTCGGCGATCACCGGCAGCGGGCCGCCGGCCGCCTCGCTGTGCGCGAACAGCGGCCGGACCTCCAGTTGGACCTCCTCCACCAGCGGTCCGGGCACCTCGGCGGGCCTGCCCACCGGTTTCGGCGCCGGGCCGCTGGTGAACAGGCACGTGACGGTCTCACCCGCGTGCTCGGCCAGCACGTCGGCCAGGGAGTTGGACCACTCCAGCATCATCACGCCGTCCGGGTTGTCGACCGACGTCAGCAGGCCGGACGGCGCGCCGGGGCGGGTCGGGCCGACGAGGTGCGCGATGACGTCGTGGCCCGCGACCGCCAGCAGTCGACGACCCTTGAGCCGCTCGTAGCCCTCGTCGGCGTCGACCACGTAGTTGTCCGCCTCGTGCAGTTCGACGCCGACCAGCAGCCTGCGCCAGATGTTGCGGATGTCGAATTCGAGGCCGGGGTAGGCGTTGGAGATCGCCGACACGGGCAATGTGCTCGGCGGGTTGCCCGCGGCGCGGTGGTCGAGTTGCGCGGTGAGGTTCAGCGGCTCGATGGAGTCGTTCATGCCGGCCCTCCGGACTCGTCGGCGCCCCGGTCGTGCCGGAGGTTCTCCTGCCGGAAGATCTCCTGGCGGGCGGCCTTGCGCACCAGGTCGACCTGGCGGCGGGTGAGGGCCAGCGACCGGCCGTCCGCGCCGCGCATCAGCGCCGGCATCTTCCGCCTGCCCTTGGCGCTGAGGTCGCCCACCTCGTCGTGGTCGCGCAGGACGTCGGCGAACCAGGGCGCCGTGCCGCTGCGCAGGGCGGCGAGGACGTTCTGGTGCAGGGCGAAGACCGCGGCGGTGTCCACCAGGGACGGAGCCATGATCGGCTCGAACGTCCGGCCGGTGTCGGCCGAGTCCTGCCGCACCATCGTGCTGGCCGCGTCGACCCGCCCGTCCACGGTGTTGCCGTTCATCACGGCTGTGTTCATCAGCCGCACCGACTCCAGCGCCCGACGCAGCACCTCTTCGGCCACCTTGTGCGCGTCTTCAGCGGTGTCCTCCCGGCGCGCTTTCGGCCCGTAAAGCGCCTGGTCGAGCTCGTCCGCGATCGTGCGCACGGGGATGCTGTCCGGCGCGTAGGCGGGCGGACCGGCGCCTATGCGCCCGTAGGCCTTCAGCTTGCGGCCGTCCACGGTCAGCTCCACGTGCACCAGGCCGTCGCACTCGTCGTCCAGGTAGCCCCGGCTGACCCAGCCGCGCTGTTCGTCGTCACCGGCGTAGATCTGGCCCGGGATGGTCAGCCGAGGATCGCCGGGCTCGTCCACGTGACCGCGCCAGGTTCCCTTCGTGGCGTCGTACAGGGCGTCCACGACGTTCGGGTCGTGGTCGCCGACCGTGCCGCCGGAGCCGTAGACGTTCCCGGCCGCGGGCGTGAAGCGCAACCGGATGCCGGGGTACTTCGTCGTCGGCTTGATGTAGCGCGCGTGGCCCAGCGGCAGGGTCTTGCCGGTCAGGAAGTTGGCGCACTCGCCGTTCAGCCCGTGCTCGCCGTGATCGCTGAACCAGCCGGTGTCGGCGTCGATCCGGTCGTCCAGGTTGTAGGTGCGGCGTTCGATCTTGTGGTTGCCGACCCGGACGCACCACCGCACGTCCTTCGGCTCGAGCTTGTTGGCGCGCAACAGGTCCACGGTGAGCGGGTGCAGCTTCCGGTCGTCGTCCGTCAGCGCCCAGACCTCCAGGAACGGCGCGACGGGCTTGACCTTGCCGTGCCCGTCGGTGAACCGCAGCTGTTCGGGCGCCTTGTCGTCGACGATCTCGCCGGAATCGGGATCGACCCGCAAGGTCGGCGCGGGCACCAGCACCCGTGGCGCGAGCGGCTCGTCCGGGTCGGGCTCGGCGGTGTAGTTGTCCATCGGCTCGGCCGCCGCGCCCAGCCGGCCGATGGCCAGCGGGGGCAGGACGCGCAGTTCCAGGATCCGGGTCATCCCGTGCACCCCTTCCGGCTGAGGATGTGCTCGATCTGCTCCAGCGCCCGTCGGTCGGACTCGCGCAGCGCCACGACGTACGGGTCGCGCGCGCAGTCCGGGTTCGTTTCGAGCAGTTGGTCGGTGAGCAGCCGGGACGCCTGCACGAGGTCGCGTTGCAGCAGCCAGCGGTCGTGGTCGCGGTCGGGCAGTTCGAGGCTGTAGGGCATCTCGAACGGCGGCCCGG
This is a stretch of genomic DNA from Saccharothrix ecbatanensis. It encodes these proteins:
- a CDS encoding PadR family transcriptional regulator, with protein sequence MSERLTPAELTLLGLLVEKPRHGYELEEVITARGMREWTEIGFSSIYYLLTKLRDRGLVAERGDEPGRGKTRKVFEPTERGREACAAGAEEAIATLRPVFPPVLVGLANQPVIPPERLRAALARRAEALAERIAAVRAAAPPDAPDFVRAIFDYSLHQLEAEKTWLATYRGEQR
- a CDS encoding GyrI-like domain-containing protein, translating into MTPYDVKRELKELYAPKNRDWALIDVPPQQFIACDGKGDPNTAPEYARAVEALYSVAYTLKFGSKRAGRDFVVGPLEGLWWSDDPTVFTAREKDSWQWRMLISQPDWITAEDIKEATEAALAKKKLPTIAEVRHERLDEGTCAQVLHIGSYDDETPILATLHNDYLAANDLVMTGLHHEIYIGDPRRVEPAKLKTILRQPVRPKP
- the qhpG gene encoding flavin-dependent monooxygenase QhpG, whose amino-acid sequence is MTAWDVCVIGGGPAGSVCALRLARLGHRVVLVERRVFPRPHVGEALSPGVPPLLDFLGVREALDGSVPSPGALVRWEDAHIRMVEPDPRAVTVDRGRFDQALLAAARAAGVSVFQPVRAGRPRRGPAGWEIPVGHDVLRARFLVDASGRRRASGGTTTATGLRTLTLHATWRGDGPTRLGTGPRGWCWGTPLPGGAFRAMAFVDAELLHPCSTDLKRLYHELLDSTGLFPDRPSARVVAVCDATGYRDDSPVTDDSVKVGEASFTLDPLTSSGVDSALQSAMAAAVTAHTLLSDGDRAAALEFYRDSRDRAVARHTAWTGAHYHRCEPHRDHPFWRRRATPPPPTAVTLPLTPDHLRRPVRLSAEAAVVPTPCPVGDLVTMRRALTHPALPTPIAHVGDAELAPLLDCVQHSASLADLLRTWSARLPAGRAEATAEWLYGKGLLVTD
- a CDS encoding radical SAM/SPASM domain-containing protein, whose translation is MTARELFAASTPVHPDVHLLRTEDGPRALLANGSRLFGVGQALYDRLDAARRDPDPRALDVVLADLGIDAPRQIDDTAPDPPPVRALSLAVAQKCNLGCTYCYAQQGDFGGPAKNMPVTTAFAAVDTLFREAAPGERVNLAFLGGEPMMNRPVVRAATEYAEAVSERTGVPVTFSITTNGTLLTPEDGEFFEDHAFAVTISLDGVGARHDLLRPHRDGRGSYERIMDRVAPLLVAQRRMQVSARVTVTPLNLDLPRTLDEFTAAGFHGVGFSPMLSSPNGRGEMALPDLEVMLEQMTACGDEFVRRVLAGRRYPFTNLATALREIHRGTHRPYPCGAGAGYLGVSADGDLAACHRFVGDEDGAMGDLAGGVDDVKRARWLTDRHVHRQEPCKGCWARYLCGGGCHHEVIRRGRPACEYIRGWLHHCLTVYSRVLAARPDYFSI